A window from Photobacterium leiognathi encodes these proteins:
- the tnpB gene encoding IS66 family insertion sequence element accessory protein TnpB (TnpB, as the term is used for proteins encoded by IS66 family insertion elements, is considered an accessory protein, since TnpC, encoded by a neighboring gene, is a DDE family transposase.) translates to MKRMLSAPEIYLYRESVDFRKSINDLAAIIESDTNLPLGSGALFLFTNKQRDKIKVLYWDKTGFALWYKRLEKAKYK, encoded by the coding sequence ATGAAACGCATGCTCAGCGCCCCAGAGATTTACTTATATCGTGAAAGCGTCGATTTTAGAAAGTCCATCAACGACCTTGCTGCGATTATCGAAAGTGACACCAACTTACCTTTAGGAAGTGGTGCGCTGTTCCTGTTCACCAACAAACAGCGTGACAAAATCAAAGTGCTGTACTGGGATAAAACAGGCTTTGCGCTTTGGTATAAGCGCCTTGAAAAAGCCAAGTATAAATGA
- a CDS encoding GTPase: protein MNHAFCDVLSNLEQSKSIVSQHMDAAALTRVQSEIQQRIADKTLQVMLYGSYNAGKSTLVNALLGTESAVVNDIPTTDSIDCYEWNGYHLLDTPGVNAPIEHENTTNEQIKRTSAMLFVIREGDQDAKDVYERLFDMVKQGKHVFIVLNHQLTNIEDKIASHRQIMTILCQLASQYGISEEQVRDIQIYPMNVKTALTGRLKHSDKLLEHSGYLDFIAAFSDWVQEQETQVRLLEEVKGLIHNLWYTPALESLSYFESDSGKLRTLNDECRQQTAQQNALKIEARSYISHEVTLSKSEVSQILRSSTDQAQFDSRLQSLFSPLYSEMETWVQNQLGQSSSRLLVDLSSESTMTHHDLESVSNPIVDNALSQMRQFVSNEGNLKEALLMGRKLKIPGLKGRWEKTLGQWAGRAAIAIQVVTFFWDTYSAHSEQEKQNQAQRQQAIEVHQAVEQICNIVIRELTKSVSDMIDAFFNAQKGLLENQILAINDSDEQQKQEHHLLQKYANDLDAITL, encoded by the coding sequence ATGAATCATGCTTTTTGTGATGTATTGTCAAACCTTGAGCAATCGAAATCGATTGTCAGTCAACATATGGATGCTGCCGCATTAACTCGTGTTCAATCTGAGATCCAGCAGCGTATTGCTGATAAGACACTGCAAGTGATGCTTTATGGCTCTTATAATGCAGGTAAGAGTACGTTGGTAAATGCTCTTTTAGGGACTGAGTCGGCTGTGGTGAACGATATTCCAACAACAGATAGCATTGATTGCTATGAGTGGAATGGTTATCACTTATTAGATACGCCAGGGGTTAACGCACCAATAGAGCATGAAAATACAACGAATGAACAAATTAAACGTACCAGTGCGATGTTGTTTGTGATCCGAGAAGGTGATCAAGATGCAAAAGATGTTTATGAACGTTTATTTGATATGGTAAAGCAAGGTAAACATGTTTTTATTGTTTTGAATCATCAGCTTACTAACATTGAAGATAAAATAGCCTCTCATCGTCAAATTATGACGATCTTATGCCAATTGGCTTCGCAATATGGCATATCAGAAGAGCAGGTTCGAGATATTCAAATTTATCCAATGAACGTAAAAACGGCGTTGACAGGTCGCTTAAAACACAGTGATAAATTACTTGAACATTCTGGGTACCTTGATTTTATCGCTGCTTTTTCTGATTGGGTACAAGAGCAGGAAACCCAAGTTCGGTTGTTAGAAGAAGTGAAAGGATTGATCCACAATTTGTGGTATACGCCCGCATTGGAGTCCTTGTCTTATTTTGAAAGTGACTCCGGTAAGCTTCGTACTCTTAATGATGAATGTCGCCAGCAAACAGCACAGCAAAATGCCTTAAAAATAGAAGCTCGCAGTTATATTTCTCATGAAGTTACGCTATCGAAATCAGAAGTTAGTCAAATATTACGGAGCTCTACTGACCAAGCTCAGTTTGACAGTCGTCTGCAAAGTCTATTTTCACCGCTTTATAGTGAAATGGAAACGTGGGTGCAAAATCAATTAGGTCAATCTTCCAGCCGTTTATTGGTTGATCTGTCTTCTGAATCGACGATGACACATCATGATCTAGAGTCTGTTTCCAATCCTATTGTTGATAACGCCTTATCTCAGATGAGACAGTTTGTTTCAAATGAAGGCAATTTAAAAGAAGCCTTGTTAATGGGGCGTAAGCTAAAAATACCAGGCTTAAAAGGACGTTGGGAAAAAACACTAGGTCAATGGGCTGGTAGAGCTGCAATTGCGATCCAAGTTGTGACATTCTTTTGGGATACATATTCAGCGCATTCTGAGCAGGAAAAACAAAATCAAGCTCAGCGTCAACAAGCTATTGAGGTTCATCAAGCGGTTGAACAAATTTGTAATATCGTGATCCGTGAATTAACGAAATCTGTTAGTGACATGATCGATGCTTTCTTTAATGCTCAAAAAGGTCTGTTGGAAAATCAAATTCTGGCTATTAACGATAGTGATGAGCAACAAAAACAAGAGCATCACTTGTTGCAAAAATATGCCAACGATCTTGATGCGATAACATTGTAA
- a CDS encoding helix-turn-helix transcriptional regulator, with amino-acid sequence MVQEFYSEFEFRTEIIRSLLRSVLLKTIVPIYKANAKQVQLGVSDFYRLKSYTDEHFRQRLSVAEIALSIGKSVKQVDKLAKDNAGISVKELLDERALIEAKLQLAFSQYSITDITEQLGFNEATNMTKFFKRHTDVSPKDFRQLCRMGLRKS; translated from the coding sequence ATGGTGCAAGAGTTCTATTCTGAATTTGAATTTCGCACAGAAATCATTCGCAGTTTACTCCGTAGCGTATTGCTAAAAACCATCGTACCTATCTATAAGGCTAATGCCAAACAAGTGCAGTTAGGTGTTAGTGATTTCTACCGTTTAAAAAGTTACACCGATGAACACTTTCGTCAACGCCTTTCAGTCGCAGAGATTGCCTTGTCTATTGGGAAAAGTGTTAAACAGGTAGATAAGTTAGCGAAAGATAACGCAGGGATAAGTGTTAAAGAATTGCTGGATGAACGAGCTTTGATTGAAGCAAAACTTCAGTTAGCTTTTAGCCAATATTCAATCACAGATATAACTGAACAACTTGGCTTTAATGAAGCAACGAATATGACTAAATTTTTCAAGCGTCATACTGATGTGAGCCCGAAAGACTTTCGTCAGTTGTGCCGTATGGGATTGAGGAAAAGCTAG
- a CDS encoding M16 family metallopeptidase: MQKWILSGVLLSLASYSQFVESSSTQALPKGVTFVEQVKAVKGEVMIPYSKYRLANGLTVILSPDHSDPLVSVDVTYHVGSAHEQQGKSGFAHFFEHMMFQGSKHVGDQQHFKLITEAGGDLNGSTGRDFTNYYETIPANQLEKVLWLESDRMGFLLDAVSQRKFEIQRDTVKNERAQSVENRPYGLVDERMDEALYPRSHPYSWQPIGYVEDLDRVDVDDLKAFFLRWYGPNNATLTIGGDINKAQTLEWVNKYFGSIPRGPEVKNAPKQPVTLPSDRYITLQDDIEQPMLVMGWPTAYLGATVQPSLDILGQVIGNGTNSLLYQKLVKTGKAVDAEAFQDCAELACTMYVYARAPSGGKGHLDTLRKEVMSVINGIEQQGIKKAQLDQIKGSVEASMIYGLQSVDSKVSQLAAYQTLFGNPNYISTDLANIDKVNTQSVMQAYNQYIYQHPSVTVSVVPHGELQLQAAKPNYTPAPRVLPKNPKIEDKDLAYRTVKDNFDRSVMPKASKPVKAVMPTLYEFSLANGIKVIGTQYQETPTISLQLTVPAGHRLDPASKEGLAELTAAMMNEGSEKFTAEEIASKLETLGSSISVHAGLYGTTISLSTLTKNLPETMALLEQRLFHPAFKESDFNRLKKQMIEGIVYAHQNVDWLASQATREVLFKGTVFSRPEGGTKKTLSNITLQDVKDFYQRYYTPNGADAVVVGDITQSQLTKALAPIGQWQGAPAPSITPQVLPVLKQQAIWLVNKTDAPQTEIRLARQGMPFDATGELFKTQLANFNLAGNFNSRINMNLREDKGYTYGAGGYFSGGKEVGLGVYYAQVRANATVASIKEFLAELKKMSTSGVTDKEVNFMRLAVGQQDALSYETPSQKAALLGDILTYNLPKDFVAQRNHIVDSISKSTMNELAHKWFNPKDYQIIVVGDAKSLEPQLKTLGLPVHSLTLTK; this comes from the coding sequence ATGCAAAAATGGATCCTGAGTGGTGTTTTGCTGTCACTAGCGAGCTATAGTCAATTTGTAGAGTCGTCATCAACGCAAGCGTTACCGAAAGGAGTGACGTTTGTCGAGCAAGTCAAAGCGGTGAAGGGTGAAGTTATGATCCCTTATAGCAAATACCGTTTAGCTAATGGTTTGACTGTTATTTTATCGCCGGATCATTCTGATCCGTTAGTGAGTGTGGATGTGACTTACCATGTGGGCTCAGCACACGAGCAACAAGGCAAGTCAGGTTTTGCTCACTTTTTTGAGCATATGATGTTCCAAGGATCTAAGCACGTTGGTGATCAACAGCATTTTAAATTGATCACTGAAGCGGGTGGTGATCTAAATGGTAGTACAGGCCGTGATTTTACAAATTACTATGAAACGATACCTGCGAATCAGCTAGAAAAAGTCTTGTGGTTAGAGTCCGATCGTATGGGGTTCTTACTGGATGCAGTATCACAGCGTAAGTTCGAAATTCAGCGTGATACGGTGAAAAACGAGCGTGCACAAAGTGTTGAAAACCGTCCGTATGGTTTGGTTGATGAAAGAATGGATGAAGCCCTATATCCACGTAGCCATCCATATTCATGGCAACCCATCGGTTATGTGGAAGATTTAGATCGTGTTGATGTGGACGATCTAAAAGCCTTTTTCCTTCGTTGGTATGGACCTAATAATGCTACGTTGACCATTGGTGGTGATATTAATAAAGCGCAGACATTAGAGTGGGTAAATAAATACTTTGGCTCTATTCCGCGTGGTCCTGAAGTGAAGAATGCACCGAAGCAGCCTGTGACATTGCCGTCTGATCGTTACATTACATTGCAAGATGATATTGAGCAACCTATGTTAGTTATGGGATGGCCGACAGCGTATTTAGGTGCAACGGTACAACCATCACTAGATATTTTAGGCCAAGTGATTGGTAACGGTACTAATAGCTTGCTCTATCAAAAACTGGTGAAGACAGGTAAAGCTGTTGATGCAGAGGCCTTTCAAGATTGTGCAGAGCTTGCTTGTACCATGTATGTGTATGCGAGGGCACCAAGTGGTGGCAAAGGTCACCTAGATACATTACGTAAAGAAGTAATGTCAGTAATTAATGGTATTGAACAACAAGGGATCAAAAAAGCACAACTGGATCAAATTAAAGGTTCGGTTGAAGCGAGTATGATTTATGGCTTACAAAGTGTCGACAGTAAAGTCTCACAACTAGCGGCTTATCAGACATTATTTGGTAACCCGAACTATATTTCAACGGATCTAGCGAACATTGATAAAGTGAACACGCAAAGCGTTATGCAGGCTTATAATCAGTATATTTATCAGCATCCTAGTGTTACGGTAAGTGTTGTTCCACATGGTGAATTACAGCTGCAGGCGGCAAAACCTAACTATACGCCAGCCCCTCGTGTGTTACCGAAAAATCCCAAGATTGAAGATAAAGATCTGGCGTATCGCACCGTCAAAGACAACTTTGATCGTTCAGTAATGCCGAAGGCTTCAAAACCTGTTAAAGCGGTAATGCCAACACTATATGAGTTTAGCTTGGCGAACGGGATCAAAGTGATTGGTACTCAGTATCAAGAAACCCCAACCATTAGCTTGCAGTTAACAGTACCAGCTGGACATCGTTTAGATCCTGCGAGTAAAGAAGGCTTAGCTGAGCTAACCGCAGCCATGATGAATGAAGGTTCAGAGAAGTTTACTGCTGAAGAAATAGCTTCTAAGTTAGAGACGCTAGGTAGCAGTATTTCTGTTCATGCAGGGCTTTATGGCACAACAATATCACTAAGCACATTAACCAAAAACTTACCTGAAACTATGGCGTTATTAGAGCAGCGTTTATTCCATCCAGCGTTTAAAGAAAGTGATTTTAACCGCCTTAAAAAGCAGATGATTGAAGGTATTGTTTATGCGCACCAAAATGTTGATTGGTTAGCAAGCCAAGCAACCCGAGAAGTATTATTTAAAGGGACGGTATTTAGTCGTCCAGAAGGTGGTACCAAGAAAACATTGAGTAATATTACGCTGCAAGATGTGAAAGATTTCTACCAGCGTTATTACACGCCAAACGGTGCTGATGCGGTTGTTGTAGGAGATATTACCCAGTCTCAATTAACGAAAGCATTAGCGCCTATTGGTCAATGGCAAGGGGCACCAGCACCAAGTATTACGCCACAAGTTCTACCTGTATTAAAGCAGCAAGCAATTTGGTTAGTGAATAAGACTGATGCTCCACAAACGGAGATCCGTTTAGCGCGTCAAGGGATGCCATTTGATGCAACGGGTGAGCTATTTAAAACTCAGTTAGCGAACTTTAATTTAGCGGGTAACTTTAATAGTCGAATTAACATGAATTTACGTGAAGATAAAGGCTATACCTATGGGGCTGGCGGTTACTTCAGTGGTGGTAAAGAGGTAGGGCTCGGCGTGTATTACGCTCAAGTTCGCGCAAATGCTACTGTTGCTTCGATTAAAGAATTCTTAGCTGAACTTAAGAAAATGAGTACATCAGGGGTAACCGATAAAGAGGTTAACTTTATGCGCTTAGCGGTTGGTCAGCAAGATGCCCTTAGTTATGAGACTCCGAGTCAGAAAGCAGCCTTACTAGGTGATATTCTAACTTATAATCTACCTAAAGATTTTGTCGCTCAGCGCAATCATATTGTTGATAGTATCAGTAAAAGCACGATGAATGAGTTAGCACATAAATGGTTTAATCCTAAAGACTATCAGATTATTGTTGTCGGTGATGCTAAGAGTTTAGAACCGCAATTGAAGACCTTAGGGTTACCTGTTCACTCTCTTACTTTAACCAAGTAA
- a CDS encoding tetratricopeptide repeat protein: protein MSELFESLSITESQLKFLFETLMAAQMCQLAMIVTNLYKSLLSEHEFKSKCGFVYQQLGDYEMTKTMLQESISLNENSPMVYCHLGFNYFYQGDSDLAAEQFQRSI, encoded by the coding sequence ATGAGTGAGTTATTTGAGTCACTTTCAATTACAGAGTCCCAACTGAAATTTTTGTTTGAAACCTTAATGGCTGCGCAGATGTGTCAGTTGGCCATGATTGTTACCAACCTATATAAATCGCTGCTTTCTGAGCATGAATTTAAAAGTAAATGTGGTTTTGTTTATCAGCAATTGGGCGATTACGAGATGACTAAAACAATGTTGCAGGAGTCTATTTCTCTCAATGAAAACAGCCCAATGGTGTATTGCCACCTTGGATTTAACTACTTTTATCAAGGTGACAGCGATTTAGCCGCCGAGCAGTTTCAACGCAGTATTTAA
- the tnpA gene encoding IS66 family insertion sequence element accessory protein TnpA — protein MGKRRTNQEWQTLIEQSESSSLSTHAFCKLNELNPSTFYAKRLQLKKASFSQSFVRAEVVEKTTKYQAQIATANMTLLINDVELSIPPGTPAAYLAELIGALS, from the coding sequence ATGGGAAAACGACGCACCAATCAAGAATGGCAAACGCTCATCGAGCAATCTGAATCGAGTTCATTGTCAACGCATGCATTTTGTAAGCTCAATGAACTCAATCCCTCAACGTTTTATGCTAAGCGCCTGCAACTCAAAAAAGCATCTTTCTCTCAAAGCTTTGTGCGAGCTGAGGTCGTCGAAAAGACGACGAAGTATCAAGCTCAAATAGCAACCGCTAACATGACTCTTCTTATCAATGATGTTGAACTGAGCATTCCGCCAGGCACGCCAGCGGCCTACCTGGCAGAGCTTATCGGTGCGTTGTCATGA